One Armatimonadia bacterium DNA segment encodes these proteins:
- a CDS encoding ankyrin repeat domain-containing protein yields MLSNICDPILGALLLLFAAYVVAARISTWRLLTTGRGLGGERSVVPPCAIAALALLPVLLLPASLRFKDLALGLLFALVLLDFVVGRGVWRLWAWWRGHGLTALHRAVIERDLGAAEAALDDGVSTEAKAMLWRRAGVLPGDTALHLALRREDWEMARLLLRRGADPEALCSWGPPWDPLHWAVAHGTMADLEAMESAGADLNKRNCYHQTALFCVREAEQVELLLSAGAGPMDRDSQGQTPLHTVQTGSGVAALLAAGADPTARDHWDRTPLHRPHDPDAIRALLSAGADPTACDSAGMTPLHVVRSGAGAAALLAAGADPGACGTFRGPPRHPWGTLAITREALAERGSQRAYGEPGGTPLHAAVWRDDVGTVQALLRAGADATASDDEGTTPLHAAGSAEVLHLLLEAGAAANAVNNRGQTPLHWAVLRGKLEVVRGLLAAGADPRIRDSWRKRPVQYARWRPKTWRAMRRAFRRGMPEGA; encoded by the coding sequence ATGCTGAGCAACATCTGTGACCCCATTCTGGGCGCGTTGCTCCTGCTGTTCGCTGCCTATGTCGTGGCAGCGCGCATCAGCACTTGGCGCCTGCTTACCACAGGTCGGGGTCTGGGTGGCGAGCGCTCAGTCGTTCCGCCCTGTGCCATCGCTGCCCTCGCGCTCCTCCCAGTGCTCCTGCTGCCGGCGTCCCTCAGGTTCAAGGATCTGGCCCTTGGCCTCCTGTTCGCTCTCGTCCTGCTAGACTTTGTGGTCGGGAGAGGCGTGTGGCGACTGTGGGCCTGGTGGCGTGGTCACGGTCTGACGGCGTTGCACCGGGCTGTGATCGAGCGTGACCTCGGTGCGGCCGAGGCGGCCCTTGACGACGGCGTGAGCACGGAGGCGAAGGCCATGCTCTGGCGCAGAGCAGGGGTCCTCCCGGGCGACACCGCTCTTCACCTGGCGCTGCGGAGAGAGGACTGGGAGATGGCCCGGCTGCTGCTGAGGCGTGGCGCAGACCCAGAGGCCCTCTGCTCGTGGGGCCCGCCCTGGGATCCGCTTCACTGGGCCGTCGCGCACGGGACGATGGCGGACCTGGAGGCGATGGAGTCTGCGGGCGCCGACCTCAACAAGCGCAACTGCTACCACCAGACCGCGCTTTTCTGCGTGCGTGAGGCAGAGCAGGTCGAGCTCCTGTTGTCCGCCGGAGCAGGCCCTATGGATCGCGACAGTCAGGGCCAGACCCCGCTGCACACGGTCCAGACCGGCAGCGGCGTGGCCGCCCTTCTGGCAGCGGGCGCAGACCCCACAGCGCGCGATCACTGGGACAGGACGCCTCTCCACCGCCCGCATGACCCCGACGCCATACGTGCGCTCCTGTCGGCGGGTGCGGATCCCACCGCCTGCGACAGCGCTGGGATGACGCCGCTACACGTGGTCCGAAGTGGTGCCGGCGCGGCTGCGCTCCTTGCGGCGGGTGCGGATCCAGGGGCCTGCGGCACGTTCAGGGGGCCCCCACGGCATCCCTGGGGCACTTTGGCGATCACGAGGGAGGCGCTCGCCGAGAGGGGCAGTCAGCGGGCGTACGGGGAGCCGGGAGGCACTCCGCTGCACGCTGCGGTGTGGCGTGATGACGTGGGCACGGTGCAGGCGCTGCTCAGGGCCGGGGCCGACGCAACGGCCTCGGATGACGAGGGAACCACGCCTCTGCACGCGGCCGGGAGTGCCGAGGTGCTGCATCTTCTGCTGGAAGCGGGAGCTGCCGCCAACGCGGTCAACAACCGGGGCCAGACGCCGCTGCACTGGGCTGTCCTGCGAGGGAAGCTGGAGGTCGTGCGAGGCCTGCTGGCTGCCGGTGCTGATCCGCGGATTCGGGACAGTTGGCGCAAGAGGCCGGTGCAGTACGCCCGCTGGCGACCCAAGACGTGGCGGGCGATGAGGAGAGCGTTCCGGCGAGGCATGCCGGAAGGCGCTTGA